The sequence TTTGTTTCGCCATCTATATGTCATCCTGCGAACTTATTGAGCGATGTTAAGCTCACTATTGAAGATAATTTTGTTGTAATTGCGAGAAGAATAGCTAAAACGCGAATGGTCTTGGCGTTAGACTATCAACCATTTCTAAAACAAGCACCGTTAGGGCGAAAGACCAATAGAGTCTACACGCTTGACCCCTGATACTACCCATAAACTGTGTTGTGGATTTTAGCGTTACCGTATTGGCCctattttttcgtttcattctgCTGTGCGCGATACACGCTGTACTAGATTTGTGTTGGTATCCAGGTGGTGGCTGTTGAAAGAGTGGTTTGAGTACAACTTTCACGTGCCAGGCCGTGACTAACTCATTCGCCAGCGCTTTTCGCGACCATCCGTTACATTGCACGCAGCGATGGGTATCGgtaaataaacagaaatatCGTTAATCATATTGGAAGCTtcgcaaaactgtttcaggaaGTATTTACTAAATCGCATCAAGAAATCAACTATCAATCGCAAGTTTAAGTTAACTATGCGCCATTTTATAGATCGGTGGAAGGTTGATTATGTTTATCCGGATCATGGATATGAGCGATCATTAAACCGGTCCCGTTCAGCAAGCGTGACGGTGCTTGGTGCCAGTGTTGATTTTCTGCTAGGCACCAACGCTTGCCTGCTAAATTCTGTGACGCGTGAGTTCTTCATTAACTTTCTTTAGTGGGAAAATACACAAAACGATCTAGAACGATGAGAGGCCTATGGTTGGTTGAATTAGGTTTAGGGGTAAAGTTCGCTTGATGGCATTTCACGAATATTCACATAGAAAACTTGTTCGTGTATGAACTTGATCAATGATTCCTTCTGATTCTCTTTAAAGCATTCGTCGGCATCGAAAACATTCAGTTCGCGGACAGATCGTGAAAGCCAGGGTTGAAGGGGCAATTGGTGCGGCAAATAGTCTAACGAATAACCTTGGTCTACCACGCAGACATGGCTTCATACTAAAATTCCAACGATCGCGCCCCATGGGGTCGCCCAGAAACCGCAAAGGTCTTCACGGTTGGCTCGCATGGTATACATTGCGGGCAGTAAACATTGCCGTAATTCCTATCAGTAATTAGATTGCTCAGCGTTCCGTAAGAATGGCGTGCGCGCTTTGTAGATCACAAGCCGATTTTCCCTTGTTCTCAATCGACAGTTTTGCATAAGTTATACTTATTTTAGCTCAACTTAGTAAACATACCCACCGAGTGATCGATTACGCTAGTAAAGCACATACGGAGCAGAAGATGTTTTCGTTCTCGAAATCAAAATCCTGGAAAGGCATTCGTTTATTGTTGCCATGACGttcgtttcattgttttttttgtcaaattttCAGAGATTTCTACCCTGCACCATTATCATCAACCAAATAAGGGTGGGTTTACTTATCATCGGGGTTACGTGGAGGACGCCGAGTAAACAACATCGAGTAACCGAAAAATGCAACTCATCCAAGCCAATAAATGAAGCACGCGGACTAAGCGTACTAACGAAAAATGGACTTCCAAATAATCAAGAAATGCTCCCGGCCAGCAACGTTAACATTCCTCTGGCTTAGGTGCTCACAGCTGAAAGATAACAGATAACAGAGTCTTGACGATAACGGTTGTGCAACGATCGAACGAGGAACCGAAACATGGCGTGATGTTAAGACGTTTAACATTTCGTCGATCAGGTTAGAGTTTCATGTTATTCTTTCATGACCCTAGAGAGAATAATCCATGAGGTGGTTAATAAATGTTCAGTTGGTTTCTAGTTTTAGACCAGTGGTGCCACGTACTCTACACAAACAACGAGCAATGATGGGGTGAGCTGAATACGAATTTCTACGCGAATAAGCAACTCGCTCGGTAAACATGTTATTCGTAAACACTTACTAAAGCTTAACaattgaaaagctcatttcctcttcggtggttatgttatGAAgcaaattgttgtttttggggttcggaaaacccacacgtcgtgcaaggGTAGCCAATGCACCctaaattgaagctgaaaactcAGGCGACATCTGGTTTCGACAAGACGACGCTACGTtccatacagcgtcagccacatTCGATATTTTGCaccccatcttcggaaatcgaataatcagcagaaatggttTTGTGAATTGACCTCCAAGATGTTGTGATTTGACAACTTTGGGCTGCGGTGAAAGACAAACCAACCAGTACAAACCAACAACCATTGACGACCTCAAGgcccaaattcaaattgctaCAGCTGAGATAGGggaccagatacaatcaaaaatgtactcaaaaaaaACGTCGACCGAATGGGCGACCTTTCGAACAAATGTTTAACCgtagaaaaatattaagccgtttttgtttaatcaaatgaaaaagagaatccAGATTGGATCACGCTGTATACATTTGAATAATTCGTTCGTTCATGTGCTAAGAAAACCCAAAGAAAAACAGAGtttagcagtttttttttattaaagtgAATATAGCAGTAACAAAATTGCAAGCAGAAAGAAGGTACTCGCATATAGATTTTTTTATAGATCGTTGACTACCATTTTGCTTGAAGCGGCCGCCGTACGAAAGATACAAAAGATAAAACTCTAACATGAAAAATAATCAGGAAAAATATATCATGACCAACAAGTGGGTGTCGGAAAGTGATCGCCTCCATATCCATGCTACACCGGCCATTTCACTGCTATTTCCTCCTTTAGAGGTTTGAGGTACGCTTTAGCTTTAGACCCTCCGTCAACTGGCGTCCAAACTCAGCGTCTACCATGGTTAAGTTCTTTACTGCGCGCTCCTGCAGGAACGGAGACGCGTTCCGCAGATGGCCAACCATGTTGTTGACAAGGCGGCGACGCGCAGCATCGTCCAGGACGCGGCGATAGAAAACAGCCGGCTGCGAGAAGTTATCATCATCCCCGCTCTCATAACGTTGGACATCGCCCGATACGTGCATCGGCGGATTCTGCAGCTTACGCGCATACGGGCATACTTCCGGGCCGCTGAAAGAGTTGGGGAAGTAGTTCGGGGCGCCTGCCTGATTGTCGGTGCTGTTCATGGGACCGTCGCGCTGGTAATTGCGCGTCGCCACGCGGTAAGGACAGTTAATCGGCAGCTGCAGGTGGTTCGCCCCGATACGGTGACGGTGGGTGTCAGCGTAAGCGAAAAGACGTGCCTGCAGTATCTTGTCCGGCGATGGTTCAATACCGGGCACCAGATTCGACGGAGCGAACGCCGCTTGTTCTACTTCGGCGAAGTAGTTGCTTGGATTGCGATCTAGTACCATACGTCCGACGGGGTGCAGCGGGAACTCGCTTTGCGGCCATATCTTGGTAAGATCGAACGGATGGAACGGCACCTTTTCTGCCTGTTCAAATGTCATCAGCTGCACCTTGAGCGTCCAACTCGGGAACTCTTTCTTGGCGATCGCGTTGTACAGATCGCGAATGCTGTAATCCGGATCGGAACCGAGGAGCTCGTCGGCACGCTTGGTATCCATGTTCTTGATGCCCTGGTCGGTTTTAAAGTGGAACTTGCAGTAGATCGGTTTACCGTCGGCGTTCACCAACTTATAGGTGTGCGAGCCGTAGCCGTTCATGAACCGGTAGCCGTCCGGAATACCGCGGTCTGCAAAGTGGAACAGCAGCTGGTGCGTCGTTTCTGGGCGCAGGGTCATAAAGTCCCAGAACATGTCCGGGTCCTTAAGGTGGGTCGATGGGTTGCGCTTCTGCGTGTGGATGAAGCTGGGGAACAGTATCGGATCGCGGATGAAGAAGATGGGCGTATTATTACCG is a genomic window of Anopheles cruzii unplaced genomic scaffold, idAnoCruzAS_RS32_06 scaffold01580_ctg1, whole genome shotgun sequence containing:
- the LOC128276558 gene encoding catalase-like, with product NIIFSWAFGLIIWKIFVFRFPMQDKTKCTTSNGAPVGTHSATSTVGPRGPVLLQDVHLIDELAHFDRERIPERVVHAKGAGAFGYFEVTHDITQYCAAKLFEKVGKKTQLGVRFSTVGGESGSADTARDPRGFAVKFYTDDGIWDMVGNNTPIFFIRDPILFPSFIHTQKRNPSTHLKDPDMFWDFMTLRPETTHQLLFHFADRGIPDGYRFMNGYGSHTYKLVNADGKPIYCKFHFKTDQGIKNMDTKRADELLGSDPDYSIRDLYNAIAKKEFPSWTLKVQLMTFEQAEKVPFHPFDLTKIWPQSEFPLHPVGRMVLDRNPSNYFAEVEQAAFAPSNLVPGIEPSPDKILQARLFAYADTHRHRIGANHLQLPINCPYRVATRNYQRDGPMNSTDNQAGAPNYFPNSFSGPEVCPYARKLQNPPMHVSGDVQRYESGDDDNFSQPAVFYRRVLDDAARRRLVNNMVGHLRNASPFLQERAVKNLTMVDAEFGRQLTEGLKLKRTSNL